The sequence TAGTAATTTGTGCTGCACGAACTCCCGCTTTGCCTTTTAATCCTGGTCTGGGAAAGCTGAATGTCTATGACTATAATTATGAAATGGACACCGCTTCCATGAATGTTTTGCTTGAATCGTCCGTTCATTTGGTTTTTTCGGGCTACCAACCCAGTTCCTATACTTTTATTGGCAATATTGATTTGCAGTGCCTGATAGATGGGGGTGAGGCAGATCAATGGTTATACAAAACGCTTCAACCCTGGATGGAACTGAATGAAAGCTTGTTTGGCGTGCATGGTTTTATCCCTTATGATTGTGCTACCCTTGGCGTGATTTCCCATCCCGAATATTTTAGTTATTACGAGGATATTCCCATTCAGGTCAATTACAGGAAAAATGACGCACAATATTTTCAGCCCAATCAGAAAGAAAAACCTTTCCTTGAAGTTTCTTATGATTTTGTCGCGCCAAAAAAAGTGCGTTATGCCCGCAGGGCCTTACACGGTTTTGAAGAGTTGATTTTGGAGAGTATTTGTGAGTGATTTATTACTATTCCTCCTGCAGTACAAAACGTGCTGCATCTTCCAGTTTTTCCGAAAGCATTACTTTTTGCCCATTTACGGAATTGTCTATTGCTTCCTGGTTGTAATGTCTTATGGTAATCATTCTGAGATTTTCGATGCTTTTGACATCATAATGCTCTGCCAGTAGGTCGCAGAGTTCTGAAAGCTTGCGGTCCTCATTTACACAAACAGAAAAATCAGCGGCTGTCAATTGCATCATATTGGCTTTGATGCGCTTTTCAGAAAGCAGCCCGAAAATGTGGCTGAGGTTCTGCTCGGTGATAAAGGAAAAGTCCTTGCTTTTCAACTTCAGCAAGACTTGTTTTTGTTTGAAAATAATAGAAGGGATAAGCTTATCATGGTCTCTTTCTTTCGATATGATTGTTCCCTTTTCTTCAGGATTGTAAAAAGAGAAAACACGCAGTGGAATATTTTTGCTTTGCAGTGGCCTTATGGTTTTGGGGTGGATGACAGTAGCTCCGGCATAAGCCAGTTCAAGTGCTTCACTGTAGGAAATGTTTTCCAGCAGTAGAGCTCCTTTCACCATCTTTGGAT is a genomic window of Chitinophagales bacterium containing:
- a CDS encoding nucleoside hydrolase, producing the protein MKIQLTLLFLVFFQISITAQTKIWLDTDIMIGMQDDEAREVDDGIALIMALKQPQIEIAGISNITYVDYGYDVIHKILNWQAPKKNISVFKGSPHANDLGTENDATRAMYNSLKKEKLSILALGPLTNIATLVKNHPDIIPQIDSIVICAARTPALPFNPGLGKLNVYDYNYEMDTASMNVLLESSVHLVFSGYQPSSYTFIGNIDLQCLIDGGEADQWLYKTLQPWMELNESLFGVHGFIPYDCATLGVISHPEYFSYYEDIPIQVNYRKNDAQYFQPNQKEKPFLEVSYDFVAPKKVRYARRALHGFEELILESICE